One Glutamicibacter mishrai genomic window carries:
- a CDS encoding SDR family oxidoreductase: protein MPSALVTGVSSGIGEAIALVLLEAEYDVMGLSRRAPAIKDDRFSWRGTDLGDLAQVQEVAQQLQAPDLLVHAAGFMVTGALGELKAEDLAGMHAVHVQAPMVLVNSLAPKMADGSRIILMGSRTMTGVAGKSQYAATKSALAGLSRSWAMELAPRGITCNVVAPGPTNTPMMVDPRRAGVPPVTPPLGALVDPADVAALVLFLGGEHGKSITGQVMTICGGASLKS, encoded by the coding sequence ATGCCTAGTGCGCTGGTGACCGGTGTCAGCTCGGGCATCGGGGAAGCCATCGCCCTTGTCTTGCTGGAAGCCGAGTACGACGTGATGGGTTTGAGTCGCCGGGCCCCGGCCATAAAGGATGACCGGTTCAGCTGGCGGGGCACCGACCTGGGCGATCTGGCCCAAGTCCAGGAAGTCGCGCAGCAGCTTCAGGCCCCGGACCTGTTGGTGCACGCCGCCGGGTTCATGGTCACCGGTGCGCTGGGCGAGCTGAAGGCCGAGGATCTGGCCGGCATGCACGCGGTACATGTGCAGGCGCCGATGGTGCTGGTCAATTCGCTGGCGCCGAAAATGGCTGATGGTTCGCGGATCATCCTGATGGGCAGCCGCACCATGACGGGCGTGGCCGGAAAGAGCCAATATGCCGCCACCAAGTCGGCGCTCGCCGGGCTATCACGCAGTTGGGCGATGGAGCTGGCTCCCCGTGGCATCACCTGCAATGTGGTGGCGCCGGGACCGACCAACACCCCGATGATGGTGGATCCGCGTCGTGCTGGCGTCCCGCCGGTTACCCCGCCTTTGGGTGCGTTGGTGGACCCTGCCGATGTCGCAGCTCTGGTGCTGTTCCTCGGCGGCGAGCATGGCAAGTCGATCACCGGCCAGGTCATGACCATCTGCGGCGGGGCATCGCTGAAAAGTTAG
- a CDS encoding sialidase family protein, with product MSLTDFSTITPDGQVHEDSSLAYAYLPAPTVQSHAANLMTLDNGNLGCVWFGGTQEGVADISIYFSTLERLADGQWAKNWSPAQQVSFDSTRSEQNPILYRHDDELWLLYTAQHAGNQDTSEVRRRISTDHGSTWSEPETLFAATEHGGVFVRQPPVQVGQRLFVPVFRCATVPGQKWVGDFDDSALMVSTDGGATWSEQIIDGSTGCVHMNVAALADGSLLALYRSRWADWIYASRSEDGGVTWSVPEATELPNNNSSIQFVSMNDGRLALIYNHSQADEHTERRLSLYDEIDDEGLDSSVDGPVTFEPVATEEPGVRKAFWGTPRAPLTVAISDDQGRSWPARRNLEVGDGYCLSNNSREGLNREFSYPSIHEGQDGALHLAYTYFRQAIKYVRIDPSWVSAPEAGDDA from the coding sequence ATGTCGTTGACCGATTTTTCCACCATCACCCCCGACGGGCAGGTCCACGAGGACAGTTCGCTGGCCTACGCCTACCTGCCTGCGCCCACCGTGCAATCCCACGCCGCCAACCTGATGACCCTGGACAACGGGAATCTGGGGTGCGTCTGGTTCGGAGGCACCCAGGAGGGAGTGGCTGATATCAGCATCTACTTCTCCACCCTGGAACGCCTGGCCGATGGGCAGTGGGCGAAGAACTGGTCGCCGGCACAACAGGTGTCCTTCGACTCGACCCGTTCCGAGCAGAACCCAATCCTCTACCGCCACGATGATGAGCTGTGGCTGCTCTACACCGCCCAGCACGCCGGCAACCAGGACACCTCCGAAGTGCGCCGGCGCATTTCCACCGACCACGGAAGCACTTGGTCGGAGCCCGAAACTCTGTTCGCAGCCACCGAGCATGGGGGAGTCTTTGTCCGCCAGCCTCCGGTACAGGTCGGCCAGCGGCTCTTTGTTCCGGTCTTCCGCTGCGCTACGGTGCCCGGGCAAAAATGGGTGGGGGACTTCGATGACTCGGCGCTGATGGTGTCCACCGATGGCGGAGCCACCTGGAGCGAGCAGATTATCGACGGTTCCACCGGGTGCGTGCACATGAATGTCGCGGCGCTCGCCGACGGAAGTTTGCTTGCCCTGTACCGCAGCCGCTGGGCCGACTGGATTTATGCTTCGCGCTCCGAGGACGGGGGAGTCACCTGGAGTGTTCCCGAGGCGACCGAACTGCCGAATAACAATTCTTCGATCCAGTTCGTTTCCATGAACGATGGACGTTTGGCGCTGATCTACAACCACTCCCAAGCCGATGAGCACACTGAACGCCGGCTCTCGCTCTACGACGAGATCGACGATGAGGGCTTGGATTCCTCCGTGGATGGCCCGGTGACCTTTGAGCCGGTGGCTACCGAAGAACCTGGTGTGCGCAAGGCCTTCTGGGGTACCCCGCGTGCACCGCTGACGGTCGCGATCTCTGATGACCAGGGCCGCAGCTGGCCAGCGCGCCGGAACCTCGAAGTGGGCGACGGCTACTGCCTGTCCAATAATTCCCGGGAAGGACTGAACCGGGAATTCTCCTACCCTTCGATCCATGAAGGTCAGGATGGGGCCTTGCACCTGGCCTATACCTACTTCCGCCAAGCCATTAAATATGTACGCATCGACCCTTCGTGGGTCAGTGCCCCGGAAGCAGGCGATGATGCCTAG
- a CDS encoding HpcH/HpaI aldolase family protein, with protein sequence MTSAVATEFARKIRDREPAFGYWVVLDSPVSTERIARLGYDYVALDAQHGLIGYNGMLTGLMAIDASAQAAGVVRVEANNATAIGKALDAGAVAVIVPLVNDAQDAANAVKAAKYPPHGIRSYGPMRSALRVGPVPAESDATTMVFAMIETPGGLENVEEIAAVEGLDGLYVGPSDLALAIGAAFPGDPAIRDEFEAALKRVSDAANKAGIAAGIHNANGELAQQRLGEGYTFATVASDLTHLEATAAAHLQQARS encoded by the coding sequence ATGACTTCAGCAGTTGCCACCGAATTCGCCCGCAAGATCCGCGACCGCGAGCCAGCATTCGGCTACTGGGTGGTGCTCGATTCACCGGTCTCCACCGAACGCATCGCGCGTCTGGGCTACGACTATGTCGCCCTGGATGCCCAGCACGGGCTGATCGGCTACAACGGCATGCTCACCGGCCTGATGGCTATCGATGCCTCCGCGCAGGCCGCCGGAGTGGTCCGCGTCGAAGCCAATAACGCGACCGCCATCGGCAAGGCACTGGATGCCGGAGCTGTCGCGGTGATCGTGCCACTGGTGAACGACGCGCAAGACGCGGCCAACGCGGTGAAGGCCGCCAAGTACCCGCCTCACGGGATCCGCTCCTACGGCCCCATGCGTTCGGCGCTGCGGGTTGGCCCAGTCCCTGCCGAATCCGATGCCACCACCATGGTCTTCGCCATGATCGAAACCCCCGGCGGGTTGGAGAACGTTGAGGAAATCGCCGCCGTTGAGGGGCTGGACGGACTGTACGTCGGACCGAGCGACCTGGCTCTGGCCATCGGCGCCGCATTCCCCGGCGACCCGGCGATCAGGGATGAATTCGAAGCCGCATTAAAGCGAGTGAGCGATGCGGCCAACAAGGCTGGCATTGCCGCGGGCATCCATAACGCCAACGGGGAACTGGCCCAGCAGCGCCTGGGCGAGGGGTACACCTTCGCCACCGTGGCCTCGGACCTGACCCATCTGGAAGCAACGGCGGCGGCCCACCTGCAGCAGGCCCGCTCTTAG
- a CDS encoding aldo/keto reductase: MAKNTPAALVLGTMTFGDTADAKASEQMLTMALDAGITHIDTANAYVGGATEELLATLLEGKRDSVFLASKAGMPHADAGDDSVLSPAALRRSVEASLRRLNTDRLDLFYLHQPDYSTSLEDTLGEVAKLHQEGKILSLGVSNFAAWQIAEATHVAQAVGAPQPVVAQQLYNLVARRIETEYLPFAQSCGVQTMVYNPLGGGLLTGRHNFGQQPQEGRFGSSRLASMYTERYWDENLFKGIEALGALAKDAGITLIELSLRWLAYHDSVDSLLLGGSKASQLESNIAAINKGPLDQALADAAAEATASLHGPMPAYNR, translated from the coding sequence ATGGCTAAGAACACCCCGGCTGCCCTGGTTCTGGGAACCATGACTTTCGGCGACACCGCTGATGCGAAGGCCAGCGAGCAGATGCTCACTATGGCACTGGACGCCGGAATAACGCACATTGATACTGCCAACGCATATGTTGGTGGTGCCACCGAAGAACTGCTGGCCACCTTGCTGGAAGGCAAACGCGATTCGGTGTTCCTTGCCTCCAAGGCGGGCATGCCGCATGCGGATGCCGGTGATGATTCTGTGCTGTCCCCGGCGGCCTTGCGTCGAAGCGTTGAAGCCTCCCTGCGGCGGCTGAACACGGACAGGCTGGACCTGTTCTACCTGCACCAGCCGGACTACTCGACCTCATTGGAAGACACCCTGGGCGAAGTGGCCAAGCTGCATCAGGAAGGAAAGATCCTCTCCCTGGGCGTCTCCAACTTCGCCGCCTGGCAGATCGCCGAAGCCACGCACGTGGCGCAGGCTGTGGGCGCACCGCAACCGGTGGTGGCGCAACAGCTCTACAACCTGGTGGCCCGACGCATCGAGACCGAATACCTGCCCTTTGCCCAGTCCTGCGGGGTGCAGACCATGGTCTACAACCCGCTCGGCGGCGGTCTGCTCACCGGGCGCCACAACTTCGGACAGCAGCCGCAGGAAGGCCGTTTTGGCAGCTCCCGGCTGGCGAGCATGTATACCGAACGCTACTGGGACGAGAACCTGTTCAAGGGCATCGAAGCGTTGGGCGCGCTGGCCAAGGACGCGGGCATCACCCTGATTGAGCTCTCGCTGCGCTGGCTGGCCTACCACGACAGCGTCGACTCGCTGCTGCTCGGCGGCTCCAAAGCAAGCCAGCTCGAATCCAATATTGCCGCCATCAACAAGGGGCCGCTGGACCAAGCCCTGGCCGACGCCGCCGCCGAGGCCACCGCCTCGCTGCACGGCCCGATGCCCGCCTACAACCGTTAA
- a CDS encoding ATP-binding cassette domain-containing protein: MNQPAPFLSVKNLSVEYNTRNGIFRAVDDVSFDLERGRTLAVVGESGCGKSTIAKSIMRLLKPAKGQILLDGTDLVPLNEKQLRPLRRKFQMVFQDPYGSLDPSQSAEQIITEPLKIQKSGTPAERRKEALRLLDRVGLPEGALHKRANEFSGGQRQRIGIARALASKPELLVCDEATSALDVSVQAQVLKLLAEIQEDTGISYVFISHNLGVVQEISQQVMVMQRGKLVEVGSTEQVLTSPAQQYTRKLRRAALDPSQMEGLKPRHVLAGLTS; the protein is encoded by the coding sequence ATGAACCAGCCAGCACCGTTCCTCTCGGTGAAGAACCTGAGCGTCGAATACAACACGCGCAATGGGATCTTCCGTGCGGTCGACGACGTTTCCTTTGACCTTGAACGTGGGAGAACCCTGGCCGTGGTCGGCGAATCCGGCTGCGGAAAGTCGACCATCGCCAAATCCATCATGCGCCTGCTCAAGCCGGCCAAGGGGCAGATCCTGTTGGACGGAACCGACCTGGTGCCGCTGAACGAAAAGCAGCTGCGCCCCTTGCGCCGCAAATTCCAGATGGTCTTCCAGGATCCCTACGGCTCGCTGGATCCAAGCCAAAGCGCCGAGCAGATCATCACCGAGCCGCTGAAGATCCAGAAGTCCGGGACACCTGCCGAACGCCGCAAGGAAGCCCTGCGATTGCTGGATCGGGTCGGCCTTCCCGAAGGCGCCTTGCATAAGCGGGCCAATGAATTCTCCGGCGGCCAGCGCCAGCGCATCGGCATTGCCCGGGCCTTGGCGTCCAAGCCTGAACTCTTGGTCTGCGATGAGGCCACCAGCGCGCTGGATGTCTCGGTGCAGGCCCAGGTGCTCAAGTTGCTGGCCGAGATCCAGGAAGACACCGGCATTTCCTACGTGTTCATCTCGCACAACCTTGGCGTGGTGCAGGAGATCAGCCAGCAGGTCATGGTGATGCAACGAGGAAAGCTCGTCGAGGTCGGAAGCACCGAACAGGTGCTCACCTCGCCGGCGCAACAGTACACCCGCAAGCTGCGCCGTGCAGCCCTGGACCCAAGCCAAATGGAAGGCTTGAAACCGCGCCACGTCCTGGCCGGGCTCACCAGCTAA
- a CDS encoding ABC transporter ATP-binding protein — MSEQNTAVLEVSNFSVELMTDNGVFKAVNNVSFRIGQGETVTIIGESGSGKSTTAMGLLQLLPQGLAALSGQVRIKGEDVVANPKAIAKFRGRGLALIPQDPMTALNPVATIGSQLREAIKVAGKITGKQELQKKAIELLEQVRIPLVEEQLKKFPHQLSGGMLQRVLIAIALASQPELLVADEPTSALDVTVQAGVLDLLLELQQRRGISILMITHDIGVARLVSDTIHVMNSGKFVESGPAAQIVDAPVQDYTRKLLAAVPRLGAWDETAMEAEGAS; from the coding sequence ATGAGCGAGCAAAACACCGCAGTACTGGAAGTGTCCAACTTCAGCGTGGAACTGATGACCGACAATGGCGTATTCAAAGCGGTCAACAACGTCAGCTTCCGCATCGGCCAGGGCGAAACGGTCACCATCATCGGTGAATCAGGCTCCGGAAAATCCACCACCGCCATGGGCCTGCTCCAGCTGCTGCCCCAAGGCTTGGCCGCCCTGTCCGGCCAGGTACGCATCAAGGGCGAAGACGTGGTGGCCAATCCCAAGGCCATCGCGAAGTTCCGCGGCCGCGGCCTGGCGCTGATCCCGCAGGACCCGATGACCGCGCTGAACCCGGTGGCGACCATCGGCTCGCAATTGCGTGAAGCGATCAAGGTTGCAGGGAAGATCACTGGCAAGCAAGAGCTCCAGAAAAAGGCCATCGAACTGCTCGAACAGGTGCGCATTCCGCTGGTTGAAGAGCAGCTGAAGAAGTTCCCGCACCAGCTCTCCGGCGGCATGCTGCAACGTGTGCTCATCGCTATCGCCTTGGCTAGCCAGCCCGAGCTGCTGGTGGCCGATGAACCAACCAGTGCCCTGGATGTCACCGTGCAGGCCGGCGTCCTCGACCTGCTGCTGGAATTGCAGCAGCGACGTGGGATTTCAATCCTGATGATTACGCACGATATTGGTGTGGCACGACTGGTTTCCGACACAATTCATGTGATGAACTCGGGCAAGTTCGTTGAGTCCGGCCCGGCAGCCCAGATTGTTGATGCGCCGGTGCAGGACTACACCCGCAAGCTACTTGCCGCAGTGCCTCGGCTGGGAGCCTGGGACGAAACAGCAATGGAAGCAGAGGGAGCCTCATGA
- a CDS encoding ABC transporter permease translates to MSATIQNPTQTPQPERRSAVTKAMLKKSAAARRARSTRIKLWLGTILTLLVVLPIALANFLPIADPNMQDLGARRLAPLVDGHLFGTDQLGRDLLSRVLFGGQTSLMIGVLAVVVSGAVGVILGSIAGFYGKWADVIISRVLEAQLSLPLLMMLLLVVALFGPSIPVITGVIAIAQWPEVARLTRSLVLVEREKPYVDAAKTLGLRKLEILAKHVIPNVFKQASLVILLLLAQAVLLESALSFLGAGPQRPFSTWGRLISDGQDYITTSWWMVTLPGLFIVVLVVGVNLLGDALRDGNLRRTSKKEGK, encoded by the coding sequence ATGAGCGCAACCATCCAAAACCCCACGCAGACTCCTCAGCCGGAACGTCGCTCTGCGGTCACCAAGGCGATGCTGAAGAAGTCGGCCGCCGCCCGGCGCGCCCGCTCGACCCGGATCAAGCTGTGGCTCGGCACCATTCTGACCTTGCTGGTGGTCCTGCCCATCGCGCTGGCGAACTTCCTGCCCATCGCGGATCCGAATATGCAGGATCTGGGCGCACGTCGCCTGGCGCCCCTGGTTGACGGACACCTCTTCGGCACCGACCAGCTGGGCCGAGACCTGCTCTCCCGCGTGCTCTTCGGCGGCCAGACCTCGCTGATGATCGGCGTGCTGGCGGTTGTGGTTTCCGGCGCCGTGGGCGTGATCCTCGGATCGATCGCCGGGTTCTACGGCAAATGGGCCGACGTGATCATCTCCCGCGTGCTCGAAGCCCAGCTATCCCTGCCACTGCTGATGATGCTGTTGCTGGTGGTAGCCCTCTTCGGCCCGTCGATTCCGGTGATCACCGGCGTGATCGCCATTGCCCAGTGGCCAGAAGTCGCCCGCCTGACCCGATCCCTCGTGCTGGTCGAACGCGAGAAGCCCTATGTAGATGCCGCCAAGACCCTGGGGCTTCGCAAACTGGAAATCCTTGCCAAGCACGTGATCCCGAATGTCTTCAAGCAAGCCAGCCTGGTCATCCTGCTGTTGCTGGCCCAGGCAGTGCTTTTGGAAAGCGCCCTGTCCTTCCTCGGCGCCGGACCGCAGCGCCCCTTCTCCACCTGGGGCCGCCTGATCTCCGATGGCCAGGACTACATCACCACCTCATGGTGGATGGTGACCCTGCCAGGCCTGTTCATCGTCGTCCTGGTGGTCGGGGTCAATCTGCTGGGCGATGCCCTGCGCGATGGAAACCTCCGCCGGACTTCGAAGAAAGAAGGCAAGTGA
- a CDS encoding ABC transporter permease, which produces MLTYLPKRIGQGLLTVFLTVSVVFLLIRMAPGDPAASFAGPLATNEQLAAVREQFGLDKPLLQQYVIFIGQLFTGHLGQSYSFQAPAVQVVMDRLPYTLTLATSSILLAALVAIPLGMWMARRSDTDAELGVNVLTIAGQSMPDFWTGIMLLTGFSVIIPLFPASGFTTWGGLVLPTITVAILQIALVSRMVKREMVTNFNAPYLNIARSRGVSERVLTWRYALGNAGIPVFTALGTRFAAMLNGVVVVEVVFGWPGVGSLIVRALETRDYPLIQATVLITALLAVAVQLLIDLAYPLLDPRVRLGKAASA; this is translated from the coding sequence ATGCTGACCTATCTTCCCAAGCGCATCGGGCAGGGACTGCTCACGGTGTTCCTCACCGTATCCGTAGTCTTCCTGCTCATCCGCATGGCACCGGGCGACCCGGCTGCCTCCTTCGCCGGTCCGCTGGCCACCAACGAGCAGCTGGCCGCCGTGCGCGAGCAATTCGGCCTGGATAAGCCGCTGTTGCAGCAGTACGTGATCTTCATCGGACAGCTGTTCACCGGGCACCTCGGCCAGTCCTACTCCTTCCAGGCGCCAGCCGTGCAGGTAGTCATGGACCGGCTGCCCTACACCCTGACCCTGGCCACCAGCTCCATCCTGCTGGCCGCGCTGGTCGCCATCCCGTTGGGCATGTGGATGGCCCGCCGTTCCGACACCGACGCCGAACTCGGCGTGAACGTATTGACCATCGCCGGGCAGTCCATGCCCGACTTCTGGACCGGTATCATGCTGCTGACCGGATTCTCCGTGATCATCCCGTTGTTCCCAGCCTCGGGCTTCACCACCTGGGGCGGCCTGGTTTTGCCCACCATCACCGTGGCGATCTTGCAGATCGCCCTGGTCTCGCGCATGGTCAAGCGGGAGATGGTCACCAACTTCAACGCGCCATACCTGAACATCGCCCGCTCCCGCGGGGTGAGCGAGCGCGTACTGACCTGGCGTTACGCGCTGGGAAATGCCGGAATCCCGGTCTTCACCGCGCTGGGCACGCGCTTTGCTGCCATGCTCAACGGCGTGGTGGTTGTAGAAGTCGTCTTCGGCTGGCCCGGCGTGGGTTCGCTGATCGTCCGGGCCTTGGAGACCCGTGATTACCCCCTGATCCAGGCCACCGTGCTGATCACCGCCCTGCTGGCCGTCGCCGTTCAGCTGCTGATCGACCTGGCCTACCCACTGCTGGACCCACGGGTCCGCCTCGGAAAGGCAGCTTCGGCATGA
- a CDS encoding ABC transporter substrate-binding protein — MTARFSTPGMSRRQLLKLAGAAGLFAAVGMSATACAGPTGLPGKDTLTLALNRSLVSLDNKLNQFDAAVTVQRSVREGLTAIGPDISPIPVLAESMVMTSPTRWTVKLRESITYSDGRPVKPKDVATALEMYAKVQGSFVASFFPEFPKVTEVDERTFHLDSKGPIPILDALMALILISPAEDNKAEELQTGVGTGPYVVQSYDRGAGTYTLIRNEKYWGEPAPIRQVNVRFLPEESSRVIALRSGEVDVIDSISPNSMEQLQGLPGVTIETASSLRLNQIFYNFRKPKTHPLSDAKVRQALSFAIDGKALVHDVLIDTVEQAAGVTPTSLSGYAKTGDYVYDPGKAKSMLAYLGVEDLKLKIIWETGEFPSDTAIMEALVQMMGDIGVKTELQQFEPGGNILQWRQGKEGDWDLLGNGFSSPTGLAITMLQGMYAGTAEKEKTRDTYQGYVNNDVERKIARAASEVDDAKRTAYLKVAQQAVWDTWPCAWAFTPKSILARRDRVQNLELSAANAYPLARVGLES; from the coding sequence ATGACCGCACGATTCTCAACCCCTGGGATGTCGCGGCGCCAGCTGTTGAAGCTGGCAGGAGCCGCTGGGCTCTTTGCGGCAGTGGGGATGAGCGCCACCGCCTGCGCGGGACCCACCGGATTGCCGGGCAAGGACACCTTGACCCTGGCTCTGAACCGTTCCCTGGTTTCGCTGGACAACAAGCTGAACCAGTTTGATGCCGCCGTCACCGTCCAGCGCTCGGTCCGCGAGGGCCTGACCGCCATCGGCCCGGACATCTCCCCGATCCCGGTGCTCGCCGAATCCATGGTGATGACATCGCCCACCCGCTGGACCGTCAAGCTGCGCGAATCCATCACCTACTCCGACGGACGCCCGGTCAAGCCCAAGGACGTGGCCACCGCGCTGGAAATGTACGCCAAGGTCCAAGGTTCCTTCGTCGCCAGCTTCTTCCCGGAGTTCCCCAAAGTCACCGAAGTTGATGAGCGGACGTTCCACCTTGATTCCAAGGGACCCATCCCTATCCTGGATGCGCTGATGGCGCTGATCCTGATTTCTCCCGCCGAGGACAACAAGGCCGAAGAACTGCAGACCGGCGTGGGAACCGGCCCATATGTCGTCCAGTCCTATGACCGCGGCGCCGGCACCTACACGCTGATCCGCAATGAGAAGTATTGGGGCGAGCCAGCACCGATCCGGCAGGTCAACGTGCGCTTCCTTCCCGAGGAATCCTCCCGGGTGATCGCCCTGCGCAGTGGCGAAGTGGATGTCATCGACTCCATCTCGCCGAACTCCATGGAACAACTGCAGGGGCTGCCAGGCGTCACCATCGAGACCGCCTCCTCGCTGCGTTTGAACCAGATCTTCTACAACTTCCGCAAGCCCAAGACCCACCCGCTCTCCGATGCCAAGGTACGCCAAGCACTGTCCTTCGCCATCGACGGCAAGGCGCTGGTGCACGATGTCCTGATCGACACGGTGGAACAGGCCGCGGGTGTGACCCCGACCAGCCTGTCCGGATACGCCAAAACCGGGGACTATGTTTATGACCCGGGCAAGGCCAAGTCCATGCTCGCGTACCTCGGCGTCGAGGACCTGAAGCTCAAGATCATCTGGGAGACCGGTGAATTCCCTTCGGATACCGCCATCATGGAAGCCCTCGTACAGATGATGGGGGATATCGGAGTGAAAACCGAACTCCAGCAGTTCGAGCCAGGTGGCAACATCCTGCAGTGGCGCCAGGGCAAGGAGGGGGACTGGGACCTGCTCGGCAACGGCTTCTCCAGCCCCACCGGCCTGGCCATCACCATGCTGCAGGGCATGTATGCCGGCACCGCGGAAAAGGAAAAGACCCGCGACACCTATCAGGGCTACGTCAACAACGATGTCGAACGCAAGATCGCGCGCGCGGCCTCGGAAGTCGATGATGCCAAACGCACCGCCTACCTGAAGGTCGCCCAGCAAGCAGTCTGGGACACGTGGCCCTGCGCCTGGGCCTTCACCCCCAAATCGATTCTTGCCCGCCGTGACCGCGTGCAAAACCTGGAACTATCCGCCGCCAACGCCTATCCGTTGGCCCGAGTGGGATTGGAGAGCTGA